The Triticum aestivum cultivar Chinese Spring chromosome 3A, IWGSC CS RefSeq v2.1, whole genome shotgun sequence genome includes a region encoding these proteins:
- the LOC123056904 gene encoding uncharacterized protein, producing MHFIFHLPSGTTHVRCGFYSPLALLLRGCWWGPYIRPGVLLMASWIVSSHKISLAPSALCSLYYSLRRISMHSVAPSYEKRIWPMHYIAGWLGLYLRKPFKDKVNGKHLPDVKQLPMQQTMVKTMFQVPITFSPAKARIFLDDRANIFWNPYTPKNLVGVDQLQRSFTISSHRGMLPWRRATDVDDLCIAEPYHPDRVARQLTLRQQVPYAPLVSVYTKKDTGVAYAYWSHLLRSGQGEFQYLLNDAHEAFSSVAWNNWWVGYMKPFNNIFNTLRPGISNGLNYNPWKRNFLKRGEEYIVPRKLSENDFVVIKEVSARGKAEHIAAIKLNVRRIMDHWGPILCGFHSNDEPLINSKSYGEEERLPLKRELDFAQESNFSEPITLDGPSLDVEFSNFVSDEDFSHVLMGEKDHGLGDLFDLSVEDCTFGECGTSRPPSSPGVAETVPPTPSALGLLSTSPGCEQEIRHSQDPEVMVVLGKDA from the exons ATGCACTTCATCTTTCACCTCCCTTCGGGAACAACACATGTACGTTGCGGCTTTTATAGCCCACTGGCTTTGCTCTTACGTGGTTGTTGGTGGGGGCCTTATATTCGTCCCGGTGTCCTTCTGATGGCCTCTTGGATCGTTTCGAGTCACAAGATCTCTTTAGCCCCCTCAGCACTTTGTTCATTGTATTATTCTCTTCGAAGGATCAGTATGCACTCCGTTGCTCCCTCTTATGAGAAAAGAATTTGGCCAATGCATTATATCGCGGGGTGGCTGGGTCTCTATTTGAGAAAACCATTTAAGGACAAAGTGAACGGGAAACATCTTCCAGATGTTAAGCAATTGCCGATGCAACAAACCATGGTTAAAACTATGTTTCAGGTTCCCATAACTTTCAGTCCTGCTAAGGCACGCATTTTCCTTGATGACAGAGCCAATATTTTTTGGAATCCTTATACTCCAAAGAACTTAGTCGGGGTGGATCAGTTGCAAAGGTCTTTCACCATTTCTTCACACCGGGGTATGCTTCCATGGAGGCGTGCTACTGATGTTGATGATCTTTGCATAGCGGAGCCATATCATCCTGATCGAGTTGCACGACAACTTACTTTGAGACAACAAGTGCCCTATGCTCCGTTGGTCAGCGTGTACACAAAGAAGGATACTGGGGTTGCATATGCGTATTGGTCACATTTGTTACGCTCGGGCCAAGGAGAGTTCCAGTACCTTCTTAATGATGCCCATGAGGCATTTTCTTCTGTGGCCTGGAACAACTGGTGGGTGGGATATATGAAACCATTTAACAACATATTCAATACTCTTCGTCCGGGCATCTCGAATGGTCTGAATTATAATCCCTGGAAACGTAATTTTCTGAAACGCGGAGAGGAGTACATAGTTCCTCGCAAGCTTTCGGAGAATGATTTTGTTGTTATAAAGGAAGTCTCTGCCAGGGGTAAGGCGGAGCATATTGCAGCCATCAAATTGAATGTAAGGAGAATTATGGACCACTGGGGCCCCATTTTGTGTGGCTTTCACTCAAATGATGAACCTTTAATCAACTCTAAAAG CTACGGCGAG GAAGAAAGGCTGCCCTTGAAGCGTGAACTTGATTTCGCCCAAGAATCCAATTTTTCTGAACCAATAACATTGGATGGTCCGTCCTTAGATGTTGAATTCAGTAACTTTGTTAGTGATGAAGATTTTAGCCATGTTCTCATGGGAGAAAAGGACCATGGCCTTGGTGACCTCTTCGATTTATCCGTCGAGGATTGTACCTTTGGCGAGTGTGGCACAAGTCGTCCACCCTCCAGCCCTGGTGTGGCTGAAACTGTGCCCCCTACCCCTAGTGCTCTTGGTCTCCTGTCAACTTCACCTG gtTGCGAACAAGAAATTCGCCACTCACAAGACCCTGAGGTGATGGTAGTATTAGGGAAAGACGCATAG